A genomic segment from Pollutimonas thiosulfatoxidans encodes:
- a CDS encoding glutamate synthase-related protein, translating into MPEQHRPRVIPRQGLYNPANEHDACGVGFVAHIKGRRSHAIIQQGLKILENLDHRGAVGADELMGDGAGILIQIPDALYRADMATQGVNLPPPDEYGVAMVFLPKETASRLACQQELERAVRDEGQVVLGWRDVPVDTDMPMSPTVRACAPIIRQLFIGRGPDIMVPDALERKLYVIRKTASHAIQHMQLAHGQEYFVPSISVRTVVYKGLLLANQVGSYYRDLADSRAVSALAMVHQRFSTNTFPAWPLAHPYRMIAHNGEINTVKGNFNWLRAREGMMQSAVLGADLPKLYPIVYEGQSDTATFDNCLELLVMSGYSLAHAMMMMIPEAWEQHTDMDVNRRAFYEYHAAMMEPWDGPAAVAFTDGRQIGATLDRNGLRPARYLITDDDMVIMASEAGTLAVPEHRIVKKWRLQPGKMFLIDLQQGRIIDDTEIKSQLANTRPYRQWIERLRLKLESLPSQTVEEPPQKIATLLDRQQAFGWTQEDFKFILQPMATYGEEATGSMGNDAPLAVLSNRSKPFYNYFRQLFAQVTNPPIDPIREQLVMSLVSFIGPKPNLLDINNVNPPLRLEVAQPVLDFAAMAQIRNIAKITSDKFRSFELDITYPVAWGPDGIEACIAALCSNAADAVRSGYNILLITDRNVDSEHVAIPALLATSAIHLHLIRAGLRTNTGLVVETGSVREVHHVALLGGYGAEAIHPYLALESLATLPDPELAIKNYIKAIGKGLNKVMSKMGISTYMSYTGAQIFEAVGLHASLVNKYFTGTPSNIEGIGIFEVAEEALRMHRAAFSDDPVLANTLDAGGDYAWRIRGEDHTWTPDSIAKLQHATRANNYSTYKEYAQLINDQSRRHMTLRGLFQFKVDPARAIPLSEVEPAKDIVKRFATGAMSLGSISTEAHTVLAVAMNRIGGKSNTGEGGEDELRYREEMRAGKSTIKKGDTLASFLGSDRIEANVPLAAGDSLRSRIKQVASGRFGVSAEYLSSADQIQIKMAQGAKPGEGGQLPGHKVSEYIAKLRYSVPGVGLISPPPHHDIYSIEDLAQLIHDLKNVNPRASISVKLVSEVGVGTVATGVAKAKADHVVIAGHDGGTGASPVSSIKHAGTPWELGLAETQQTLLLNNLRSRIRVQADGQMKTGRDVAIGALLGADEFGFATAPLVVEGCIMMRKCHLNTCPVGVATQDPVLRKKFQGKPEHVVNYFFFVAEELREIMAQLGIRRFDDMVGRVDLLDMRPGIEHWKAQGLDFSRVFHAVPATVSLHQTEEQDHALDGALDHQLIERSRGAIERGEKVSFITPVRNRNRTIGAMLSGVVAARYGHEGLPDDTIHIQCNGSAGQSFGAFLAHGITLDLVGEANDYVGKGLSGGRIIVRSPNDFRGFGPDHIIAGNTVLYGALSGEAYFNGVAGERFAVRNSGASAVVEGTGDHGCEYMTGGTVVVLGATGRNFAAGMSGGIAYVWDPDDSLRSRCNLAMVELERLQSHADQDELAAMDSWHSAVRDGERETDETILRRLIENHYRYTGSFRSRDLLDDWARSRQFFVKVMPIEYRRALGELWRSANPQPIAA; encoded by the coding sequence ATGCCAGAACAACACCGCCCGCGCGTCATCCCCCGTCAGGGCCTCTACAACCCTGCCAACGAACATGACGCCTGTGGGGTTGGCTTCGTCGCCCATATCAAAGGCCGACGCAGTCACGCCATCATTCAGCAGGGCCTGAAGATCCTGGAGAACCTCGACCATCGCGGCGCTGTCGGCGCAGACGAACTGATGGGCGATGGCGCCGGCATCCTCATCCAGATTCCAGATGCCCTGTACCGTGCCGACATGGCCACCCAGGGCGTAAACCTGCCGCCCCCCGACGAATACGGCGTCGCCATGGTGTTCCTGCCCAAGGAAACCGCCTCGCGCCTGGCCTGTCAGCAAGAGCTTGAACGCGCCGTGCGCGACGAAGGGCAAGTCGTACTCGGCTGGCGCGATGTGCCCGTAGACACCGACATGCCCATGTCGCCCACCGTGCGCGCTTGCGCCCCCATCATCCGCCAACTGTTCATCGGCCGCGGTCCCGACATCATGGTGCCCGACGCGCTGGAGCGGAAGCTGTATGTCATCCGCAAGACGGCCAGCCATGCCATCCAGCACATGCAACTGGCCCATGGCCAGGAATACTTCGTGCCGTCCATCTCGGTACGCACTGTCGTCTACAAGGGCCTGTTGCTGGCCAACCAGGTAGGCAGCTACTACCGCGACCTGGCCGACAGCCGCGCCGTGTCGGCGCTGGCCATGGTGCACCAACGCTTTTCCACCAATACCTTTCCGGCCTGGCCACTGGCCCACCCCTACCGCATGATCGCCCACAACGGCGAGATCAATACCGTCAAGGGGAACTTCAATTGGTTGCGCGCCCGCGAAGGCATGATGCAGTCGGCCGTACTGGGCGCCGACCTGCCCAAGCTCTACCCCATTGTGTACGAAGGGCAGTCTGACACTGCAACCTTCGACAACTGCCTGGAACTGCTGGTGATGTCCGGCTACTCGCTGGCTCACGCCATGATGATGATGATTCCGGAAGCGTGGGAACAGCACACCGACATGGACGTGAACCGGCGGGCATTCTACGAGTACCACGCTGCCATGATGGAGCCGTGGGACGGCCCCGCGGCCGTCGCCTTTACCGACGGGCGCCAGATCGGCGCCACGCTGGATCGCAACGGCTTGCGCCCTGCCCGCTACCTGATTACCGACGATGACATGGTCATCATGGCGTCCGAGGCCGGCACCCTGGCTGTGCCTGAACACCGCATCGTCAAGAAATGGCGTTTGCAGCCGGGCAAGATGTTTTTGATCGACCTGCAGCAGGGCCGCATCATTGACGATACGGAAATCAAGTCGCAACTGGCCAACACGCGGCCTTATCGCCAGTGGATCGAGCGGCTGCGCCTGAAGCTGGAGTCTCTGCCTTCGCAAACGGTGGAGGAGCCTCCGCAAAAAATTGCCACGCTGCTGGATCGGCAGCAGGCTTTTGGCTGGACGCAGGAAGACTTCAAGTTCATCTTGCAACCCATGGCCACCTATGGCGAGGAAGCCACCGGATCCATGGGCAACGACGCGCCGCTGGCCGTGCTGTCCAACCGCAGCAAGCCCTTCTATAACTATTTCAGGCAGTTGTTTGCGCAGGTGACCAACCCGCCCATCGACCCCATACGCGAACAATTGGTGATGTCGCTGGTGTCTTTCATAGGCCCCAAACCCAATCTGCTGGATATCAACAACGTCAACCCACCGCTGCGCCTGGAAGTGGCTCAGCCCGTGCTCGACTTCGCGGCGATGGCGCAGATTCGCAACATCGCCAAGATCACCTCCGACAAGTTCCGCAGCTTCGAGCTGGACATTACCTACCCCGTCGCCTGGGGTCCGGACGGCATCGAGGCCTGTATTGCGGCCTTGTGCTCGAACGCCGCCGATGCGGTGCGCAGCGGCTACAACATCCTGCTGATCACCGACCGCAATGTCGACAGCGAACATGTGGCCATCCCGGCTCTGCTGGCAACTTCAGCCATCCACTTGCATCTGATACGCGCGGGCCTGCGCACCAACACCGGTCTGGTGGTGGAAACGGGTTCGGTGCGCGAGGTGCATCATGTGGCGCTGCTGGGCGGCTACGGCGCAGAAGCCATACACCCCTATCTGGCGCTGGAGTCGCTGGCCACCCTGCCCGACCCCGAGCTGGCGATCAAGAACTACATCAAGGCCATCGGCAAAGGCTTGAACAAAGTGATGTCCAAGATGGGCATCTCCACCTATATGTCGTACACGGGGGCGCAAATCTTTGAAGCCGTGGGCCTGCACGCCAGCCTGGTGAACAAATACTTTACCGGCACGCCCAGCAACATAGAGGGCATAGGGATTTTTGAAGTGGCCGAAGAGGCATTGCGCATGCACCGCGCCGCCTTCAGCGACGACCCGGTCCTGGCCAATACGCTGGATGCCGGCGGCGATTACGCCTGGCGCATACGCGGCGAAGACCACACATGGACACCCGATTCCATCGCCAAGCTGCAGCATGCCACGCGTGCCAACAACTACAGCACCTACAAGGAATATGCCCAGCTTATCAACGACCAGTCGCGCCGTCACATGACACTGCGCGGCCTGTTCCAGTTCAAGGTGGATCCGGCCCGCGCCATTCCGCTTTCAGAGGTCGAGCCCGCCAAGGACATCGTCAAGCGATTCGCCACAGGCGCCATGTCGCTGGGATCGATCTCCACCGAGGCCCACACGGTGCTGGCGGTTGCCATGAACCGCATCGGCGGCAAATCCAACACCGGCGAAGGCGGCGAAGACGAGCTGCGCTATCGCGAAGAAATGCGCGCCGGCAAGAGCACGATCAAGAAAGGCGATACGCTGGCTTCCTTCCTGGGCTCGGATCGCATCGAAGCCAATGTACCGCTGGCAGCGGGCGACTCCCTGCGTTCGCGTATCAAGCAGGTGGCCTCGGGACGCTTCGGCGTATCGGCCGAGTACCTGTCCAGTGCCGACCAAATCCAGATCAAGATGGCGCAAGGCGCCAAGCCCGGCGAAGGCGGGCAACTGCCCGGGCACAAGGTGTCGGAATACATCGCCAAGTTGCGTTATTCGGTGCCGGGTGTGGGCCTGATCTCGCCACCGCCGCATCACGACATCTACTCCATTGAAGACTTGGCGCAACTGATACACGATCTGAAAAACGTGAATCCGCGCGCCTCGATTTCGGTCAAGCTGGTGTCGGAAGTTGGCGTCGGCACCGTGGCGACGGGTGTGGCCAAAGCGAAGGCCGATCATGTGGTCATTGCCGGCCATGACGGCGGCACTGGCGCATCGCCCGTGTCGTCCATCAAGCATGCCGGCACGCCGTGGGAGCTGGGCCTGGCCGAGACGCAGCAAACCTTGCTGCTGAACAACCTGCGCAGCCGCATCCGCGTACAGGCCGACGGCCAGATGAAGACCGGCCGCGATGTTGCCATCGGCGCCTTGCTGGGCGCGGATGAGTTCGGTTTTGCGACGGCACCATTGGTGGTGGAAGGCTGCATCATGATGCGCAAATGCCACCTGAACACCTGCCCAGTGGGCGTGGCCACGCAAGATCCTGTGCTGCGCAAGAAGTTCCAGGGCAAGCCCGAGCACGTTGTGAATTACTTCTTCTTCGTGGCCGAAGAGCTGCGCGAAATCATGGCGCAACTGGGCATCCGTCGCTTCGACGACATGGTCGGCCGCGTCGATTTGCTGGACATGCGCCCGGGCATCGAGCACTGGAAAGCGCAGGGCCTGGACTTCAGCCGTGTCTTCCACGCCGTGCCGGCCACCGTGTCGCTGCACCAGACCGAAGAACAGGACCACGCGCTGGACGGCGCGCTGGACCATCAACTGATAGAACGCAGCCGCGGCGCGATCGAACGCGGCGAAAAGGTCTCTTTCATTACCCCGGTGCGCAATCGCAATCGCACCATAGGCGCCATGCTGTCTGGCGTGGTGGCCGCGCGCTACGGCCATGAAGGCCTGCCGGACGACACCATACACATCCAGTGCAACGGCTCGGCGGGACAAAGCTTCGGGGCTTTCCTGGCCCATGGCATCACACTGGACCTGGTCGGCGAGGCCAACGATTACGTCGGCAAGGGCTTGTCGGGCGGCCGCATCATCGTTCGCTCGCCCAATGACTTTCGCGGCTTCGGCCCCGACCACATCATTGCCGGCAACACGGTGTTGTACGGCGCCCTGTCGGGAGAAGCCTATTTCAATGGCGTCGCCGGCGAACGCTTTGCCGTGCGCAACTCGGGCGCCTCTGCTGTGGTGGAGGGCACCGGCGATCATGGCTGCGAATACATGACGGGCGGCACGGTTGTGGTGCTGGGAGCAACTGGCCGTAATTTTGCTGCCGGGATGTCCGGCGGCATAGCTTATGTATGGGACCCGGACGACAGCTTGCGCAGCCGCTGCAACCTGGCCATGGTGGAGCTTGAGCGCCTGCAATCGCACGCTGACCAGGACGAGCTGGCAGCAATGGACTCCTGGCACAGTGCCGTACGGGACGGCGAGCGAGAAACCGACGAAACCATATTGCGCCGCCTGATCGAGAACCACTATCGCTATACCGGCAGCTTCCGCTCGCGCGATCTGCTGGACGACTGGGCCCGCTCGCGGCAGTTCTTCGTGAAGGTCATGCCGATAGAGTATCGACGTGCGCTGGGCGAGCTGTGGCGCTCGGCCAACCCCCAACCTATTGCCGCCTAA
- a CDS encoding glutamate synthase subunit beta, producing the protein MGKVTGFLEFERIKETYEAPKVRLQHWREFVHTLTNDEAKQQGARCMDCGIPFCTSGCPVNNIIPDWNDLVYRQDWRRALDVLHSTNNFPEFTGRVCPAPCEAACTLNINDDPVGIKSIEHAIIDKGWEQGWVVPQPPAYKTGKTVAVVGSGPAGLACAQQLARAGHAVTVFEKSNRIGGLLRYGIPDFKLEKTHIDRRLAQMEAEGVEFRPSTYVGTPEHAEEGLHSRTPESLQAEFDAVVLTGGAETPRDLPVPGRELNGVYFAMDFLRQQNKATNGDRLSKQITAKGKHVIVIGGGDTGSDCVGTSNRQGAASVTQFELMSKAPEVEDKALTWPYWPIKLRSSSSHEEGCERDWAIATKSFEGKNGKVEKLIAARIEWFKDKATGQMKMREVEGSQFELQADLVLLAMGFVSPVKNVLEAFGVDLDARGNAHANTDNYQTSALKVFAAGDMRRGQSLVVWAIREGRQCARAVDEYLMGASVLPR; encoded by the coding sequence ATGGGCAAAGTTACCGGCTTTCTGGAATTCGAACGCATCAAGGAAACCTACGAGGCGCCCAAGGTGCGCCTGCAACACTGGCGCGAGTTCGTACACACCCTGACCAACGATGAGGCAAAACAGCAAGGCGCACGCTGCATGGACTGCGGCATCCCTTTTTGCACCAGCGGCTGCCCGGTCAATAACATCATCCCCGACTGGAACGACCTGGTGTACCGGCAGGATTGGCGCCGCGCGCTGGATGTGCTGCATTCAACCAACAATTTCCCCGAGTTCACCGGCCGCGTATGCCCCGCACCCTGCGAAGCCGCCTGTACGCTTAACATCAATGATGACCCGGTAGGCATCAAGTCGATCGAACACGCCATTATCGACAAGGGTTGGGAGCAAGGCTGGGTGGTTCCGCAGCCGCCCGCCTACAAGACCGGTAAAACCGTTGCCGTTGTCGGGTCCGGCCCCGCCGGCCTGGCTTGCGCCCAGCAGTTGGCCCGCGCCGGCCATGCCGTCACGGTGTTCGAGAAGAGCAACCGCATCGGCGGGCTGCTGCGTTACGGCATCCCCGATTTCAAGCTCGAGAAAACACATATTGATCGCCGCCTGGCACAGATGGAAGCCGAGGGTGTGGAGTTTCGCCCATCGACTTATGTAGGCACCCCCGAACATGCCGAAGAAGGGCTGCATAGCCGCACACCCGAATCACTGCAGGCCGAATTTGACGCCGTCGTGCTGACTGGCGGTGCGGAAACCCCGCGCGACCTGCCCGTGCCCGGGCGCGAGCTGAACGGCGTGTATTTCGCCATGGACTTTCTGCGCCAGCAGAACAAGGCCACCAACGGGGACCGCTTGAGCAAGCAGATTACCGCCAAAGGCAAGCATGTGATTGTGATCGGCGGCGGCGACACCGGCTCGGACTGTGTCGGCACCAGCAACCGGCAGGGCGCCGCATCGGTGACCCAGTTCGAATTGATGTCCAAAGCTCCCGAGGTGGAAGACAAGGCACTGACCTGGCCTTACTGGCCCATCAAGCTGCGCAGCTCTTCGTCGCACGAGGAAGGCTGCGAACGGGACTGGGCTATCGCCACCAAGAGCTTCGAAGGCAAGAACGGCAAGGTCGAGAAACTGATTGCCGCCCGCATCGAATGGTTCAAGGACAAGGCCACCGGCCAAATGAAAATGCGCGAAGTCGAGGGCTCGCAGTTTGAACTGCAGGCCGATCTCGTGCTGCTGGCCATGGGCTTCGTCTCGCCGGTAAAGAACGTGCTGGAAGCCTTCGGTGTGGACCTGGACGCCCGCGGCAATGCCCACGCCAACACCGACAATTACCAAACCAGCGCGCTCAAGGTGTTCGCCGCCGGCGACATGCGCCGGGGCCAGTCTCTGGTGGTGTGGGCCATCCGCGAAGGCCGCCAATGCGCCCGGGCCGTCGATGAATATTTGATGGGAGCTAGCGTGTTGCCACGCTAA
- a CDS encoding ABC transporter ATP-binding protein, translated as MNSDLASEPIVTFTDVALGYGDFTVLQGISLEVARGQVVAMMGGSGSGKTTLLRAATGQIASQRGTIRVFGSDIGQARGEKLRELRQRMGVLFQQGALFTDLNVFENVAFPLREHTRVSEGQITERVLDKLDAVGLRAAAHLKISEISGGMARRVALARAIVLEPELILYDEPFAGLDPISLGITAQLIRNLTDRLKCASILITHDVAESFAIADHVYMVGQGRLIASGTPQSLSDSQDAYVRQFLDGAPDGPIAFNYPTSPAFTKWLDQHTGRS; from the coding sequence ATGAATAGCGACCTTGCCTCTGAACCTATCGTAACGTTCACCGACGTAGCCCTGGGCTACGGGGACTTTACCGTCTTGCAGGGCATCAGCCTGGAAGTCGCGCGCGGCCAGGTCGTGGCCATGATGGGCGGTTCCGGTTCGGGCAAGACCACGCTGCTGCGGGCCGCTACCGGCCAGATTGCATCGCAGCGCGGCACCATACGGGTCTTTGGCAGCGACATCGGTCAGGCTCGCGGCGAGAAGCTGCGCGAGCTGCGCCAGCGCATGGGTGTGCTGTTTCAGCAGGGCGCCCTGTTTACCGACCTGAACGTGTTCGAGAACGTGGCTTTCCCGCTGCGCGAGCACACTCGGGTATCGGAAGGGCAAATTACGGAACGCGTGCTCGACAAGCTGGACGCCGTCGGCCTGCGCGCGGCTGCGCACTTGAAAATTTCGGAGATTTCCGGCGGCATGGCCAGGCGCGTTGCGCTGGCGCGCGCCATTGTGCTGGAACCCGAACTGATCCTGTACGACGAGCCCTTTGCCGGACTGGACCCGATCTCTTTGGGCATTACCGCGCAACTGATACGCAACCTGACTGATCGCCTCAAGTGCGCCTCCATCCTGATCACGCACGATGTGGCTGAATCGTTCGCCATCGCCGACCACGTCTATATGGTGGGCCAGGGCCGTTTGATCGCCAGCGGCACGCCGCAATCGTTGTCTGACTCGCAAGACGCCTATGTACGTCAGTTTCTAGACGGCGCTCCCGACGGCCCCATAGCCTTCAACTACCCCACTTCCCCGGCATTTACGAAGTGGTTGGACCAACATACGGGGCGCTCATGA
- the mlaE gene encoding lipid asymmetry maintenance ABC transporter permease subunit MlaE translates to MTSPVQAIATLGRQVRDSVSGLGAFMRLTGAILKRSGAVFKRPGLVSQQIHFIGNYSLLIIAVSGLFVGFVLGLQGYYTLNKYGSEEALGLLVALSLTRELGPVVTALLFAGRAGTSLTAEIGLMKAGEQIAAMEVMAVDPIRRVLVPRFWAGVIAMPVLAAVFSMVGIIGGWIVGVVLIGIDPGVFWSQMQGGVDVFKDVLNGVIKSVVFGIAVTLVALHAGWTAKPTPEGVSRATTRTVVSGSLLVLGLDFVLTALMFSN, encoded by the coding sequence ATGACCTCTCCGGTGCAAGCCATTGCCACGCTAGGCAGACAGGTGCGCGACAGCGTCAGCGGCCTGGGCGCCTTCATGCGCCTGACGGGCGCCATACTCAAGCGCAGTGGCGCAGTCTTCAAACGCCCTGGCCTGGTATCGCAACAAATCCACTTTATCGGCAATTACTCTTTGCTGATCATCGCTGTGTCGGGGCTGTTCGTGGGCTTCGTGCTGGGCCTGCAGGGTTATTACACGCTTAACAAATACGGCTCGGAAGAAGCCCTGGGCCTGCTGGTTGCCCTGTCGCTGACCCGCGAGCTCGGTCCGGTTGTAACCGCCCTGCTTTTCGCGGGCCGCGCGGGCACTTCGCTAACGGCTGAAATCGGCCTGATGAAGGCGGGCGAGCAAATTGCCGCCATGGAAGTCATGGCGGTAGACCCCATACGCCGCGTCCTGGTGCCTCGATTCTGGGCCGGCGTGATCGCCATGCCGGTGCTGGCTGCGGTGTTCTCCATGGTGGGTATTATCGGCGGCTGGATCGTCGGCGTGGTGCTGATAGGCATCGATCCGGGCGTATTCTGGTCGCAGATGCAAGGCGGTGTGGATGTATTCAAAGACGTGCTTAACGGCGTCATCAAAAGCGTGGTCTTCGGCATAGCCGTCACGCTGGTGGCGCTGCATGCCGGCTGGACAGCCAAGCCCACGCCCGAAGGCGTATCGCGCGCCACGACTCGCACTGTGGTCAGCGGCTCGCTGCTGGTACTGGGACTGGATTTTGTACTGACCGCGCTGATGTTCAGCAACTAA
- the mlaD gene encoding outer membrane lipid asymmetry maintenance protein MlaD, producing the protein MTREKTDFWVGLFVLLGAVALVFLALRAGNMSSFSFAPTYQVQAHFDNLGGLKIRAPVKSSGVVVGRVASIGFDNERYQAVATLDLEEQYSFPTDSSASILTSGLLGEQYIGITPGGEEKMLTQDSQIQYTQSAVVLEELISKFLYSSASKEGSADSLQSQPAPDGQ; encoded by the coding sequence ATGACGCGTGAAAAAACCGATTTTTGGGTAGGCCTGTTTGTATTGCTGGGTGCGGTTGCCTTGGTCTTCCTGGCGCTGCGCGCCGGCAATATGAGCTCTTTCTCGTTTGCCCCCACCTATCAGGTGCAGGCTCATTTTGACAACTTGGGCGGCCTGAAAATCAGGGCCCCCGTCAAAAGCAGCGGCGTGGTCGTGGGGCGCGTGGCCAGCATAGGGTTCGACAACGAACGCTATCAGGCCGTGGCCACCCTGGACCTGGAAGAGCAATACAGCTTTCCGACCGATTCGTCGGCATCGATCCTGACCTCGGGCCTGCTCGGCGAGCAATACATAGGCATTACCCCCGGCGGCGAAGAAAAGATGCTGACGCAAGACAGCCAGATTCAGTACACGCAAAGCGCCGTCGTACTGGAAGAACTGATCAGTAAATTCCTTTACAGTTCTGCCAGTAAAGAAGGCTCCGCCGACAGTTTACAATCGCAGCCTGCCCCCGACGGACAATAA
- a CDS encoding MlaA family lipoprotein, which yields MKHSTRMPRPYAQRLLRLGSLVGAAALATGCATVSNPSPDDPWESYNRSMYAFNDTVDRAFLKPIATGYDQLMPDPAQNCIHNIFSNVGDVWSAINSFLQGRGHDFINTLGRVLFNSTMGLGGCIDVASMNGANRIPNDFGVTLGVWGFDSGPYVVLPFLGSSSVRDGTATLGTFAAGVSPITPVFEIDNIPLRNSIIALYAVDTRANLLNADKLVNDVALDRYSFIRDAYIQRRNAQVNSRRNDSTLPDYSDDSLPDYGDDPATDAGAAPNAGAPAAQ from the coding sequence ATGAAACACTCTACTCGTATGCCCCGCCCCTATGCACAACGCCTGTTACGCTTGGGCAGCCTGGTGGGCGCCGCCGCTCTGGCGACCGGCTGTGCCACTGTCAGCAACCCCTCGCCGGATGATCCGTGGGAGAGCTATAACCGCAGCATGTATGCTTTCAATGACACCGTCGATCGTGCATTCCTGAAGCCTATTGCAACAGGCTACGATCAGCTTATGCCTGATCCGGCGCAAAACTGCATACACAATATTTTCAGCAACGTGGGCGATGTATGGTCGGCCATCAACAGCTTTTTGCAAGGGCGCGGACACGACTTCATCAACACCCTGGGCCGTGTGCTGTTCAATAGCACCATGGGCCTGGGCGGCTGTATTGACGTCGCCTCCATGAACGGTGCCAATCGCATACCCAATGACTTCGGCGTCACGCTGGGCGTGTGGGGCTTCGATTCCGGCCCCTACGTCGTGCTGCCTTTCCTGGGATCAAGCTCGGTACGCGATGGCACGGCCACCTTGGGCACCTTCGCCGCAGGGGTTTCGCCAATTACCCCGGTATTTGAGATCGACAACATACCGCTGCGCAATTCCATCATTGCCCTGTATGCCGTCGACACCCGTGCCAATTTGCTGAACGCCGACAAACTCGTCAACGACGTTGCGCTTGACCGCTACAGCTTCATTCGCGATGCTTATATCCAACGCCGCAATGCGCAGGTAAATAGCCGCCGCAACGACAGCACCCTGCCCGATTATTCCGACGACTCGCTGCCCGACTATGGCGACGATCCCGCCACGGATGCCGGCGCCGCGCCCAATGCTGGTGCCCCGGCAGCACAGTAA
- a CDS encoding MlaC/ttg2D family ABC transporter substrate-binding protein codes for MQKFSSLFFSRRLTRLLTAGVMGLFFAGSGAALAQDPVDANASPNQFVEVVANNALAEVKKNRAVQSGDLNTINQVIDQYVLPYVNFEKTTRLAAGRYWRQATPQQQKDLVEAFRGTLVRTYSGALANVDQRSSIAILPFRGDANADDVVVRSTLSQGNGPAVGVDYRLEKTPQGWKIYDLNVEGIWLIQNYRNQFAQQISQNGIQGLIDALNSGNK; via the coding sequence ATGCAGAAATTTTCATCCTTGTTTTTTTCCCGCCGCCTGACTCGCCTGCTGACCGCAGGCGTCATGGGCTTATTCTTCGCGGGTTCGGGCGCTGCCCTGGCACAAGACCCGGTCGACGCCAACGCCTCTCCCAACCAGTTTGTGGAAGTCGTTGCCAATAATGCACTGGCCGAGGTCAAAAAGAACCGCGCCGTGCAGTCGGGCGACCTGAACACCATCAATCAGGTCATCGACCAATACGTGCTGCCCTACGTCAACTTCGAGAAGACCACGCGTTTGGCCGCAGGCCGCTATTGGCGTCAAGCCACGCCGCAGCAGCAAAAAGACCTGGTCGAGGCCTTCCGTGGCACGCTGGTACGCACCTATAGCGGCGCCTTGGCCAACGTGGATCAACGCTCGTCCATTGCCATCCTTCCTTTCCGGGGCGACGCCAATGCCGACGACGTGGTCGTCCGCTCGACGCTGTCGCAAGGCAACGGGCCGGCAGTTGGGGTCGATTACCGCCTCGAGAAAACCCCACAAGGTTGGAAAATCTACGACCTTAACGTCGAAGGCATCTGGCTGATCCAGAACTACCGTAACCAGTTCGCTCAGCAGATCTCGCAAAATGGCATACAAGGCCTGATTGACGCCCTGAACAGCGGCAATAAATAA
- a CDS encoding ABC transporter ATP-binding protein, whose amino-acid sequence MPALILDNVSKVYAPRRRSWKDRLTSTPQQQGFRALDSVTFTVEHGEFFGLLGPNGAGKTTLISVLAGLASATTGSASVCGHDVVTDFRQSRRSLGVVPQEIVYDPFFTVRETLRIQSGYFGLRNNDDWIDEILSNLGLLDKAEVNMRALSGGMKRRVLVAQALVHRPPVIILDEPTAGVDVDLRRTLWEFIARLNKEGHTILLTTHYLEEAEALCGRIAMLKAGRVVALDTTAALLARVGGSDLEDAFVRIMHDDEFLGVTA is encoded by the coding sequence ATGCCTGCCCTTATTCTCGATAACGTTTCAAAAGTTTATGCCCCGCGCCGCCGCAGCTGGAAGGACCGGCTGACGTCAACGCCGCAGCAACAGGGCTTCCGGGCGCTGGACAGCGTCACCTTTACCGTCGAGCACGGCGAGTTCTTTGGACTGCTGGGCCCCAATGGCGCCGGCAAGACCACCCTTATCTCGGTATTGGCCGGCCTGGCCAGTGCCACCACCGGCAGCGCCAGCGTTTGCGGTCACGATGTCGTGACTGACTTCCGCCAGTCGCGCCGCTCGCTGGGCGTGGTGCCCCAGGAAATCGTCTACGACCCTTTCTTTACCGTGCGCGAGACCTTGCGCATACAGTCCGGCTATTTCGGCCTGCGCAACAATGACGACTGGATCGACGAGATACTGAGCAACCTGGGCCTGCTGGATAAGGCCGAAGTCAATATGCGGGCTTTATCCGGCGGCATGAAGCGCCGTGTACTGGTGGCGCAAGCGCTGGTGCACCGGCCGCCTGTCATTATTCTTGACGAGCCGACCGCAGGCGTGGACGTGGACCTGCGCCGGACGCTATGGGAGTTCATTGCCCGCCTGAACAAAGAAGGTCACACCATCTTGCTGACCACCCACTATCTTGAAGAAGCCGAGGCCCTGTGCGGGCGCATCGCCATGTTGAAGGCCGGCCGGGTGGTGGCATTGGATACCACGGCGGCCCTCTTGGCGCGCGTAGGCGGCTCGGATCTGGAAGACGCGTTCGTGCGCATCATGCACGACGATGAGTTCCTGGGAGTAACGGCATGA